One Trachemys scripta elegans isolate TJP31775 unplaced genomic scaffold, CAS_Tse_1.0 scaffold_28, whole genome shotgun sequence genomic window carries:
- the LOC117870458 gene encoding killer cell lectin-like receptor subfamily F member 1 yields the protein MEDEEGYTVLNLRPKERQSGRPPGAGPQVADSRQCPHWIRIALGVGWAGNIVLLAAVIVLGLRVFQLQVPCEERTRAAVNTLHSDGASHRPTNGTKCDTGREDFLSRLKQFLCEPSYSSSPEGSRCRLCPTEWLMHEGKCYWASKESRIWHKSHDDCSAKSSRLLVIQDQKEMDFISSVTQDTNPVWLGLTMTSPEWKWTWLDNSLLDQTLFPVVGPGERNSCGVIKGKQIHSETCNAVVKWICEKEALLV from the exons ATGGAGGACGAAGAGGGCTACACGGTATTAAACCTCCGGCCGAAGGAGAGACAATCAGGCCGCCCCCCGGGAGCTGGGCCCCAAG TTGCAGATTCCCGTCAGTGTCCCCACTGGATTCGAATTGCTCTAGGGGTCGGATGGGCTGGGAATATTGTCCTGCTGGCAGCTGTGATAGTGCTGGGGCTGCGGG TTTTCCAGTTACAAGTCCCTTGTGAAGAACGGACCAGAGCAGCAGTGAATACCCTGCATAGCGATGGGGCCAGTCACAGACCCACCAATGGAACTAAGTGCGACACTGGCCGGGAGGATTTCCTGTCTCGCTTGAAACAATTTCTGTGTGAACCTTCCTACAGCAGCTCACCAG AGGGCTCCAGGTGCAGACTCTGCCCCACGGAATGGCTCATGCATGAGGGAAAATGTTACTGGGCATCTAAAGAGAGTCGAATTTGGCACAAGAGCCATGATGATTGCTCAGCAAAGAGTTCTCGCCTCCTGGTGATCCAGGATCAAAAGGAGATG GATTTCATATCCAGTGTTACACAGGACACAAATCCAGTTTGGCTGGGACTCACCATGACATCCCCAGAGTGGAAGTGGACCTGGCTGGACAACTCCCTTCTAGATCAAACACT GTTCCCAGTAGTTGGCCCTGGTGAAAGAAACAGCTGTGGAGTGATAAAAGGGAAGCAGATTCATTCTGAAACCTGCAATGCTGTTGTTAAATGGATTTGTGAGAAGGAAGCTCTCTTGGTGTAA